A window from Chitinophaga filiformis encodes these proteins:
- a CDS encoding sugar phosphate isomerase/epimerase family protein gives MIKKLSSVLLLAGMLAGTTMTSTLSFAQGKADKLGWKLGAQAYTFNRFTLAQALDKMDSVGVQYVECYNGQTIGNGIEGKFDWRMDAAKQAQVKALLKEKKKKLVAYGVVSPASEQEWQEVFQFAKAMGIQVITAEPKREHWDAISRLCDKYQIKVAIHDHPKPSHYWHPDSVLVAIKGRSKLFGACADIGHWVRSGMEPVECIKQLKGHVLHLHFKDLNEKSPEAHDVIWGNGVCNMPAVLAELKAQHFRGMFSVEYEYNWDNSVPDVKECVKFWWQEVGKL, from the coding sequence ATGATTAAAAAATTGAGCAGCGTGCTGTTACTGGCTGGTATGCTGGCTGGTACGACGATGACATCCACGTTAAGTTTTGCGCAGGGGAAAGCAGATAAACTGGGTTGGAAACTGGGTGCACAGGCATATACTTTCAACCGTTTCACCCTGGCACAGGCGCTGGACAAAATGGACAGTGTCGGTGTACAATACGTTGAATGCTACAATGGTCAGACCATTGGCAACGGCATTGAAGGCAAATTTGACTGGAGAATGGATGCTGCAAAGCAGGCACAGGTAAAAGCGCTGCTGAAAGAAAAGAAGAAGAAACTGGTGGCTTATGGTGTGGTATCGCCTGCCAGCGAACAGGAATGGCAGGAGGTATTCCAGTTTGCGAAGGCAATGGGCATCCAGGTGATCACTGCAGAGCCTAAGCGCGAACATTGGGACGCAATTTCCCGTCTCTGTGACAAGTATCAGATCAAAGTAGCCATTCACGATCATCCCAAACCAAGTCATTACTGGCATCCGGACAGCGTACTGGTTGCTATCAAAGGCCGGAGCAAACTATTTGGCGCCTGCGCTGACATTGGTCACTGGGTACGTTCCGGTATGGAGCCCGTGGAGTGTATTAAACAGCTGAAAGGACATGTATTGCATCTGCACTTTAAGGACCTGAACGAGAAATCGCCTGAAGCACACGATGTTATCTGGGGAAATGGCGTCTGCAACATGCCGGCTGTACTGGCAGAGCTGAAAGCGCAGCACTTCAGGGGTATGTTCTCTGTGGAGTACGAATACAACTGGGATAACAGCGTGCCTGACGTGAAAGAGTGTGTGAAGTTCTGGTGGCAGGAAGTAGGTAAATTATAA
- a CDS encoding DUF2310 family Zn-ribbon-containing protein — translation MFIYQILFQKAEWPKPDMESFLHDADFFVRSLRSNGQLVSQNDVFVFQEGRVGLHVQCLRKDSLDERFNSDYVNQWTSVLMDRYNVSISYEYVGEHLVAVPTADVNSSSSLILYWGGASPIRSGDNFGQIPLYHFPYTNTRQRSYEDINSWSRSYEEIDGLWFRGSMGEKRFNHYLSDIKSPLTKQGRSICNRLEALTGKPSYYYLFNYDSKKMEQSCPSCGGHWQLESKLLEKFDLKCDHCRLVSERVKE, via the coding sequence ATGTTCATCTATCAAATCCTTTTTCAAAAAGCCGAATGGCCGAAGCCGGATATGGAATCATTCCTGCATGACGCCGATTTTTTCGTCAGGTCTTTACGTTCCAATGGCCAGCTGGTATCCCAGAATGACGTTTTTGTGTTCCAGGAAGGCAGGGTTGGGCTGCATGTCCAATGTCTCCGGAAAGACTCCCTGGATGAGCGGTTTAACAGCGATTATGTCAACCAGTGGACTTCCGTTCTCATGGACCGTTATAACGTAAGCATTTCCTATGAATATGTTGGCGAACACCTGGTGGCGGTTCCAACAGCGGATGTCAACTCATCGAGCTCGCTGATATTGTATTGGGGTGGGGCTTCGCCCATCAGATCGGGTGATAACTTCGGGCAAATACCCTTATATCACTTCCCTTATACGAATACACGGCAGCGGAGTTATGAGGATATAAATTCGTGGTCAAGGAGCTATGAGGAGATTGACGGACTCTGGTTCAGAGGGTCAATGGGGGAAAAGAGGTTCAATCACTATCTGTCTGATATTAAGAGCCCGCTCACAAAGCAGGGAAGGAGTATCTGTAACAGGTTGGAAGCGCTGACGGGGAAACCCAGTTATTACTACCTGTTTAACTATGATAGTAAGAAAATGGAGCAAAGCTGTCCCTCCTGTGGCGGACATTGGCAGCTGGAAAGTAAACTGCTGGAGAAGTTTGATCTGAAATGTGATCATTGCAGGCTGGTGTCTGAAAGGGTGAAGGAGTAA
- a CDS encoding DUF2723 domain-containing protein: MNFKRTNNIVGWVICIIACTVYIMTMEATGSLWDCGEFISSAYKVQVPHPPGAPLFVLLGRLFTIPLSPSQAALGVNFMSALSSGFTILFLFWTITHFARRLMVKNGEPISREQMIAIMGAGAVGALAYTFSDSFWFSAVEGEVYAMSSLFTAIVFWAILKWEHESDEAYADRWIVFIAFMMGLSIGVHLLNLLTIPAIVMVYYFKRYKVTPVGTFWAFIIGCALTGMVQKFVIQDTIKASGLMDVFFVNSLGLPFYTGFAFYFIVLAAILLYGLKNPKFGFYAPLILVASVIVIPSFNDATGTGIKILKIIVAAAIVAIPYFMKQFGTNVNTGNFHHFTKVTIYSILFLLLGYSTYITTMVRSTANPSVDMYNVDNPISLVGYLGREQYGDFPLIYGQVFTARPTSYEDAGNIYARGKDKYLIAGKKQVPVYAPEDKMLFPRVWDASNDQGHADYYRDFLGLADGQKPSFADNVRFFVKYQVGFMYLRYFMWNFSGRQNDTQGYGNVRDGNFITGISFIDNIFYGDQSAMPDSLKNNKAHNTLFLLPFILGLIGFIYHYNNHRRDALVAGLLFFFTGFAIVLYLNQAGNQPRERDYAYVGSFYAFAIWIGLGVLSIYQFLKTKTKSAISAPVATVVCLLAVPVLMGFQEWDDHDRSTKTIARDVAADYLNSCAKEAILFTVGDNDTYPLWYAQEVEGIRPDVRVINLSLLGVDWYIDQQRHRVNESPAVPMNWTPDKYQGENRNYIQYYDGGNFPQDKFYNLKEVMGFMGSDDPRAKLSTTDGSQINYLPAKKLFIPVNVAEAIKNGTVDIHDSARVLPQLPFQINKTYLLKNDLAVYDIIAANDWKRPIYFTSPTDLGLNDYLRMDGLTYRLVPMRKEESNDPMGAEKNVNIPAMYENLMTKFAFGGANVNGTYFDEPNRKLLQYIRNSYTRLGTALALEGKKDSALAVLNKADKNLFESNFPYAMTTPGQMHNYSSMQTVYAYYLAGDFKKADEISQKIIKDCTQQIQYFRSLPLSKQDGLKRDTDMSEQFISLLQRMKEDFTHPERRQQGLENNQFEVDSQSQAVDSPR, translated from the coding sequence ATGAATTTTAAAAGGACCAACAACATTGTAGGTTGGGTTATCTGTATCATTGCCTGCACTGTCTACATTATGACTATGGAGGCCACCGGCAGCCTGTGGGACTGCGGCGAATTCATTTCCAGTGCCTACAAGGTACAGGTTCCGCACCCTCCTGGAGCTCCTTTATTTGTGCTGTTAGGTAGATTGTTCACTATCCCGCTGTCCCCTTCACAGGCAGCCCTGGGTGTGAACTTCATGTCCGCCCTGTCCAGTGGTTTTACCATTCTGTTCCTCTTCTGGACCATTACCCACTTTGCCCGCCGCCTGATGGTGAAAAACGGAGAGCCTATCTCCCGCGAACAAATGATCGCTATCATGGGTGCAGGCGCTGTAGGTGCTCTTGCTTACACATTCTCCGACTCTTTCTGGTTCTCTGCTGTGGAAGGTGAGGTATACGCTATGTCTTCCCTCTTCACCGCGATCGTTTTCTGGGCTATCTTGAAATGGGAACACGAATCAGATGAAGCATACGCCGACCGCTGGATCGTATTCATCGCCTTTATGATGGGTCTCTCTATCGGTGTCCACCTCCTGAACCTCCTGACGATACCGGCTATCGTAATGGTATACTACTTTAAACGCTACAAAGTTACCCCGGTAGGTACTTTCTGGGCGTTTATCATCGGTTGTGCCCTTACCGGTATGGTACAGAAGTTCGTTATCCAGGATACGATCAAAGCTTCCGGACTGATGGACGTTTTCTTTGTAAACTCTCTCGGTCTTCCTTTCTACACCGGTTTCGCCTTCTATTTCATAGTACTGGCTGCTATACTGCTGTATGGTCTGAAAAATCCTAAATTCGGCTTCTATGCGCCACTGATCCTGGTAGCCTCCGTTATCGTGATTCCTTCCTTTAACGATGCTACAGGTACAGGAATAAAGATCCTGAAGATCATCGTTGCTGCAGCTATCGTAGCAATACCTTACTTCATGAAGCAATTTGGCACCAACGTAAACACCGGTAACTTCCACCACTTTACTAAGGTGACCATTTACTCCATCCTCTTCCTCTTATTAGGTTACTCCACATACATCACCACCATGGTACGCTCTACCGCTAATCCATCTGTGGATATGTACAATGTGGACAACCCGATATCCCTGGTAGGTTACCTGGGTCGTGAACAGTATGGCGACTTCCCGCTGATCTACGGACAGGTATTTACCGCCCGTCCTACCAGCTACGAAGATGCAGGCAATATCTACGCCCGTGGTAAAGACAAATACCTGATCGCAGGTAAGAAACAGGTACCTGTTTACGCTCCGGAAGATAAAATGCTCTTCCCACGTGTATGGGATGCCAGCAACGATCAGGGACACGCAGATTACTATCGCGATTTCCTCGGTCTCGCTGATGGACAAAAACCTTCCTTTGCCGATAACGTACGCTTCTTCGTAAAATATCAGGTAGGCTTCATGTACCTCCGCTATTTTATGTGGAACTTCTCCGGCAGACAAAACGATACACAAGGTTATGGTAACGTCCGCGACGGTAACTTCATCACTGGTATCTCTTTTATCGATAACATATTTTATGGCGATCAGTCTGCAATGCCAGACAGCCTGAAAAATAACAAGGCGCATAACACGCTGTTCCTGCTGCCCTTCATCCTGGGCCTGATCGGATTCATTTATCATTACAACAACCACCGCAGAGATGCCCTCGTAGCAGGTCTGCTGTTCTTCTTCACTGGTTTCGCTATCGTCCTGTACCTCAACCAGGCCGGTAACCAGCCACGTGAACGTGACTACGCATACGTTGGTTCCTTCTATGCGTTTGCGATCTGGATCGGTCTGGGCGTACTGTCCATCTACCAGTTCCTGAAAACTAAAACCAAATCAGCTATCTCAGCGCCCGTGGCAACTGTTGTGTGCCTGCTGGCTGTTCCGGTACTGATGGGCTTCCAGGAATGGGACGATCACGACCGTTCTACCAAAACTATCGCACGCGACGTAGCTGCCGACTATCTGAACTCCTGCGCTAAAGAAGCCATCCTCTTCACCGTAGGCGATAACGATACTTACCCGCTGTGGTATGCACAGGAAGTAGAAGGCATCCGTCCTGACGTCCGTGTGATCAACCTCAGCCTCCTCGGTGTTGACTGGTATATCGATCAGCAACGCCATAGGGTGAACGAGAGTCCTGCTGTTCCAATGAACTGGACACCTGACAAATACCAGGGTGAAAATCGTAACTACATCCAATACTACGACGGCGGTAACTTCCCACAGGATAAATTCTACAACCTGAAAGAAGTAATGGGCTTTATGGGATCAGATGATCCACGTGCGAAACTGTCTACTACAGATGGTTCCCAGATCAACTACCTCCCGGCTAAAAAGCTCTTTATACCTGTAAACGTAGCTGAAGCGATCAAAAACGGTACTGTCGATATCCATGACAGCGCCAGAGTGCTGCCCCAGCTGCCTTTCCAGATCAATAAAACTTACCTGCTGAAAAACGACCTGGCAGTATACGATATCATCGCTGCCAACGACTGGAAACGTCCGATCTACTTTACCAGCCCTACCGACCTCGGTCTGAATGACTACCTCCGCATGGATGGTCTGACCTACCGCCTGGTACCGATGAGAAAAGAAGAAAGCAATGATCCGATGGGTGCAGAGAAGAATGTAAACATTCCGGCCATGTACGAGAACCTGATGACCAAGTTCGCTTTCGGTGGCGCAAATGTAAACGGTACTTACTTCGACGAGCCTAACCGTAAATTGCTGCAATACATCAGGAACTCCTACACCAGACTGGGTACAGCCCTTGCACTGGAAGGAAAGAAAGATTCTGCACTGGCTGTTCTTAACAAGGCTGACAAGAACCTGTTTGAAAGCAATTTCCCATACGCAATGACCACTCCGGGCCAGATGCATAACTATAGCTCTATGCAGACCGTATATGCATACTACCTGGCAGGCGATTTCAAGAAAGCAGATGAGATCTCCCAGAAGATCATCAAGGATTGTACACAACAGATACAGTATTTCCGCTCACTGCCACTGTCCAAACAGGATGGTCTCAAGCGTGATACGGACATGTCTGAACAGTTTATTTCCCTGCTGCAGCGTATGAAGGAAGATTTCACTCATCCTGAACGCCGCCAGCAAGGCCTGGAAAACAACCAATTTGAGGTTGATTCCCAGAGTCAGGCAGTTGATTCTCCGCGATAA
- a CDS encoding S-adenosyl-l-methionine hydroxide adenosyltransferase family protein, giving the protein MSVITLTSDIGLQDYLVGAIKGQLWQHCPGAPVMDITHQISPFNLPQATYICKSSFSYYPPRTFHIVLINLFDRKVDHVLLAEHNGQYIACADNGLITMIAGGTPAKVIKLPLHKTQPRDTFSILQRFAEAYRELQNGKSLTELGEPASGYIIKNNLQPMTGQDYIDGQIIHIDNFENVVVNITRQQFDEHRQNRPFSIYFRRDEVITQLCETYADVPEGHKLALFNAAGYLEIAINKGNAAGLFGLQGFTRDQLTSGYQKLSFYQTVRIIFG; this is encoded by the coding sequence ATGTCCGTAATAACATTAACATCAGATATAGGCTTGCAGGACTACCTGGTAGGCGCCATCAAAGGGCAGCTGTGGCAACACTGTCCTGGTGCTCCTGTTATGGACATCACTCATCAGATTTCTCCGTTTAATCTGCCACAGGCAACTTACATTTGTAAGAGCTCCTTTTCATATTATCCGCCACGCACATTCCATATTGTACTGATTAATCTCTTCGACCGTAAAGTAGATCACGTACTGCTGGCGGAACACAACGGACAATATATAGCCTGTGCCGATAACGGACTGATTACTATGATTGCAGGCGGAACGCCGGCAAAGGTCATTAAGCTCCCTTTACATAAGACACAGCCAAGGGATACCTTCTCTATTCTCCAACGCTTTGCTGAAGCCTACAGGGAATTACAGAACGGTAAATCGCTGACCGAACTGGGCGAACCAGCCTCCGGATACATCATCAAGAATAACCTCCAGCCGATGACAGGGCAGGATTATATCGACGGACAGATCATTCATATCGACAACTTCGAAAACGTAGTCGTGAATATTACCCGTCAGCAGTTTGATGAACACCGCCAGAACAGGCCATTCTCCATCTATTTCCGCCGTGACGAGGTGATTACACAACTTTGTGAAACCTATGCCGACGTACCGGAAGGGCATAAACTGGCCCTCTTCAACGCCGCCGGCTATCTGGAAATAGCTATCAATAAAGGAAACGCTGCCGGCCTCTTTGGTTTGCAGGGCTTTACCCGCGATCAGCTAACCTCCGGATACCAGAAACTGTCCTTCTACCAGACCGTTCGCATCATCTTCGGCTAA
- a CDS encoding SDR family oxidoreductase, with the protein MQDKVVVITGGTSGIGKALTIAFLREGAKVAVCGRKPETLQTLEKELASGNLYTYAADVSKEEDCKNFVEQVIARLGKIDILINNAGISMRALFRDVDLNVLKQVMDINFWGTVYCTKYALPSILANKGTVVGVSSIAGYRGLPGRTGYSSSKFAMQGFLESLRTENLHTGINVMWVCPGFTSSNIRNTALNEEGRSQAETPLDEAKLMSAETVADAVLKAVAKRKRTLVLTGQGKLTVLLSKLFPGLLDGIVYNHFKKEPGSPLK; encoded by the coding sequence ATGCAAGATAAGGTCGTAGTTATCACCGGAGGCACTTCCGGAATAGGCAAAGCGCTGACAATAGCATTTCTCCGTGAAGGCGCCAAAGTAGCCGTTTGTGGCAGAAAGCCCGAAACACTGCAGACGCTCGAAAAAGAACTGGCTTCCGGCAATCTCTATACCTATGCTGCCGATGTAAGTAAGGAAGAAGACTGTAAAAACTTCGTTGAACAGGTCATCGCCCGTTTGGGTAAAATAGATATCCTCATCAATAATGCAGGGATCTCTATGCGTGCCTTATTCCGCGATGTAGACCTCAATGTCCTGAAACAGGTGATGGACATTAACTTCTGGGGGACCGTTTATTGTACAAAATATGCATTACCTTCTATATTGGCGAACAAAGGGACAGTTGTAGGTGTATCTTCTATAGCAGGTTACAGAGGCTTGCCCGGCCGTACCGGATACTCCTCATCTAAGTTCGCTATGCAGGGCTTCCTGGAATCACTACGTACCGAAAATCTGCATACAGGCATCAACGTAATGTGGGTATGCCCCGGCTTCACCAGTTCCAACATACGTAATACAGCCTTAAACGAAGAAGGACGCAGCCAGGCAGAAACACCATTAGATGAAGCAAAGCTGATGAGCGCTGAAACAGTAGCTGATGCTGTGCTGAAAGCGGTCGCCAAACGGAAACGCACACTTGTACTTACCGGCCAGGGAAAGTTAACAGTATTGCTTAGCAAACTGTTTCCCGGACTGCTCGATGGAATAGTATATAATCATTTTAAAAAAGAACCGGGTTCGCCGCTTAAATAA
- a CDS encoding DUF5677 domain-containing protein translates to MLEDSRPNFVKETEKIYKAFESQINIIRQGTPMKPTDINLSELIKSAYVKTYDFMIYLCQLRDLQHAFFQLPMLRGICEDLITLSYIMDQSIEVQNYILAKKRFDEMKKSSKAQKDFFDKYNPKQIIPPLIYNTSFENILAVYRNSGLVLQEAKLPTVFQMAELTGLADLYRFLYHATSKAVHFDIFTLLSTGWGEIDMENETLRPNFSYQHDYKHYFTFTFFYSSYLFIKQTKAFSPTLKLPNVVSEVLDSLEKVYKDLDWPELITFYHLNLEPPSQEIRATYRTGFE, encoded by the coding sequence ATGCTAGAAGATAGTAGACCAAATTTTGTCAAGGAGACAGAAAAAATTTACAAAGCATTCGAATCTCAAATAAATATAATTCGTCAAGGTACACCAATGAAGCCTACGGATATAAACTTAAGCGAGCTAATAAAAAGTGCATATGTAAAAACATACGACTTCATGATTTATCTGTGCCAATTGAGAGATTTGCAGCACGCTTTTTTTCAGTTACCTATGTTAAGGGGGATATGTGAAGACCTAATAACTTTATCTTATATCATGGATCAAAGTATAGAAGTTCAAAACTATATTTTGGCTAAAAAAAGATTCGATGAAATGAAAAAATCATCGAAGGCACAAAAAGATTTCTTCGACAAATACAACCCCAAACAAATTATTCCTCCACTAATTTATAATACTAGTTTTGAGAACATTTTAGCCGTCTATAGAAATTCAGGACTTGTCTTGCAGGAAGCCAAGTTGCCCACAGTATTCCAAATGGCAGAGTTAACAGGATTAGCTGACCTATATCGATTTTTATATCACGCAACTTCCAAAGCGGTTCATTTCGATATTTTCACTTTATTATCAACAGGATGGGGAGAAATAGATATGGAAAATGAAACTTTAAGGCCCAATTTCTCGTATCAGCATGATTACAAACATTATTTTACTTTCACTTTTTTTTACTCTAGTTATCTATTCATCAAGCAAACAAAGGCATTTTCTCCGACATTAAAGTTGCCCAATGTTGTTAGTGAAGTATTAGACTCTTTAGAAAAAGTTTATAAGGATTTGGACTGGCCCGAATTGATAACGTTTTATCATTTGAACCTTGAGCCTCCTTCGCAGGAAATTAGAGCCACGTATAGAACTGGATTCGAATAG
- a CDS encoding helix-turn-helix domain-containing protein produces MEKRERNVQTAAPMLFPIEPEQFWQILRVLVREEVSQLDRQPVRSPAYDTPGLTYKPLFKIGEVCQLFQVTKPTIYDWIKHGKLKPYKIRSRVYFLWNDIQQLLQPGQQPKQ; encoded by the coding sequence ATGGAAAAGAGAGAAAGAAATGTGCAGACAGCAGCGCCAATGTTGTTTCCGATTGAACCGGAGCAGTTTTGGCAGATATTGCGTGTATTGGTGCGTGAAGAAGTCAGCCAACTGGACAGGCAGCCGGTACGATCCCCCGCGTATGATACCCCCGGCCTCACCTATAAGCCCCTCTTTAAAATTGGAGAGGTCTGTCAGCTATTTCAGGTTACAAAGCCTACTATTTATGATTGGATTAAACATGGCAAGCTAAAGCCTTACAAAATCCGGTCAAGGGTCTATTTTCTTTGGAATGACATACAGCAATTATTGCAGCCCGGACAGCAACCAAAACAATGA
- a CDS encoding plasmid mobilization protein, whose protein sequence is MEQTQEKKKGKGGRPPKAIRKEICTGVRFTKTEYFIVREKAIKAGLRYTVYVRQMALFGGVIARLSNDERTYIKQLIGMANNINQVSKQAHKEGMLNAMLLFESYRKQIDRLLNRLRRDK, encoded by the coding sequence ATGGAACAGACGCAGGAAAAGAAGAAGGGTAAAGGCGGCAGGCCGCCTAAAGCAATAAGGAAGGAAATCTGCACAGGCGTGCGGTTTACCAAGACAGAATACTTTATTGTGAGAGAAAAGGCCATCAAAGCAGGGCTGCGCTACACTGTGTACGTCCGTCAAATGGCATTGTTCGGCGGCGTTATAGCCCGTTTAAGTAACGATGAACGGACATATATCAAACAATTGATCGGTATGGCAAATAATATCAACCAGGTGTCAAAACAGGCACATAAAGAGGGTATGTTGAATGCGATGCTACTTTTTGAAAGCTACCGTAAACAGATTGACCGTCTTTTAAACCGGTTAAGACGTGATAAGTAA